The window GTGACCCAGACGATACCTACTGTACCCAAGGACCCGGTTCCAGTGTGTGCTAACATCTACTGTGCCCTATACCATGCCTGCTTGTTTATAATTCGATGTACGTGGAACTTTTATTAATACATATAAATGTTTCACtcttcacgatgagcgttgtgcgctgtacTTTTTCTTTAATATAGAGTGTGCTATTCAGCAGACCATATCATTTGGGGGATCACAAATAATGTTATTTGAACACACATTTAATTGTGACGACAATATCAGCTGTATCATTTAGTGTGAATTGTACATAGTTGTTGTAATTCACACCTGCAAGTGTCCCATGGTAATGTGAATGATAAGGCATGTAAAAAGATTAAGCTATTGGGCGCGCTTGctccgccgtgcgcgcgcggcacttattggctgtggttagccagcagTCCTATAGTATGGCCGTGCGCGTACGGCAGTGGGTGTGTAGCAGGCTGATCAGGGTAAAGACAAGTAAAAGTATGTTTTTGCGCTACTACCCATTCCGCctcgagggagccctgggttgctgtaatgtgggggatggcggtggggggctccgggggacccggagaggggagggggaagccccgatcggagaaccgatcctccgaggctccggcgcgcgcacgggacacctcggcgcgtgcccggtatctgtcgcggccgagaccgggtaagtgttagaataaactcggctgcGACAGTAGGTTCTGAGTTGATTGCCACATGCCGATACTGATACTTCGACCTCTTTCCACAATTCCTTTTTCACCCGGCCTGATTTCTTGGCTTGACTAGCAAAAATAGAATTGTGAAGGGAGATATGTTATTAACATATCAAGAGTATAGGGTTGACAGCTGGCTTCTCCAAGAACACTGAACTCAATGGttaaaggtgcgtcaggtcactatgtccagggaggaaaataccggacacatacatgtccagtattacagtacctctcattttttactggacagagtatccaaatacaggacagtccagttcaataacggacacctggcaaccctacaaaaGAAGCAAAATGTAGGTATACGTACTGTAGCAATATCTATATGATGCTAATGATTAGAAATGTGAACATGGTtgctaaggctgaggccccactgTAAGCGCCTGCACACCCGCCTTGTgagctggcggcgcgtgcaaagCCCTATACTgcaatctgcggtctgcaggCGGCGTTCTGAGGcacggggggggcgtggcctaaaCGGTCTGTGTGGGCGCAAACATGACGAGGGGGCGAGGCCACAACACTAAATGATAGCATGTGTATACATACAAAATCACATGTATATGCTCATGTCATATCAATGTCTAAGCACAAATGTTCACGAATACATGTCAATCATTAGTATCAAAACAATTCTTACTGATGTTCTTAccggctaaattcccaaacagaCGATCATACAGCTGCTTAATCTCAGTCACGAGGACTTTATTTTTCTCATCGTTAAATCTTATATTGCGCTTTTTTTTCAATCTGCTTCTTGCGTATACGCTTGGCTTGAACCACTGAGCTGCTCTGCTGCTGACTGGCCTCCCctgcttccaatggaagagcctgcaggagactcgtactctccccaccaccaccagacaccccaccaccaccagataCCCCGCCACTCCCACGGCCACTCACATGCTCACTCACACGCTCACTCACATGCTCACGGCCACTCCCACGCTAACTCCCATGGCCACTCACATGCTCACTCCCATGGCCACTCACACGCTCACTCCCACTTCCACTACTCTCGTCCATACCAACCCGTTCCTCAACCACTCACAAACAACAGATAAATCAAATAAATTATGCACCAACAAAACACTTTCACACTCACAATAACAGACAATagtaaagcaaacaaaacaacagAAGACAATCCTTTCAAATATCACAACAACTCTAGCAATCCCAATTACTCAAAACAactagctctgtctgtctctcactcatgCCCAAAAGCACACGGACTGATTTAAAGAAAGTCCCCATTTAAATAGGCACATGGGATATTGCATGTCTCGCGAGAATATCGCCAACTGTAAAAATAAGTTCAAATCCACATGATCAACAAATGCAAGTTATGATCCATTTTCCACTTATGACAGAGGCGATAACATTGTCACAAGTTTATCTCCGATTTAAAGAACTTTCAGATGAGTGTTAATCgacgctttctgaataccgtgatagcaacgctccaaaaaatggcgaattaaattggctggcgataatttttatcaatctTTACTGAATGAGGCCCACTTTTTTTGTTATATAGTTGGCTGAGTGCAACCTAAGGGGTCTTCTTTCGTTGATCCTCTATTGAACCTTGCATCTGCCCAGGTAAGGGTGGATGGTATATTATTAAGGCCTATCTTTCCAGGGAGGGGTGAGGATCAATTGCCTCAGGCATCAGTTCCTGTTAAGGCCTATCTATCCAGGAAAGGGTGGAGAATAATTAACTCAGGCATCAATTACTGCTGAAGCCTATCTGGCCCAGGTGAAGGTGAGGATTAATTACCCCAGACCCAGTTCCTGTTAAAGCTATATGTCCAGGGGAGGGTGAGGATAATTACCTCAGATACTAGCCCTGTTGAACCTTGCATCTGCCCAGGGAAGGGTGGATGGGAATTAAATGCTGAAGGAcgctgtatgtacagtaatatacTCTCTGCTGATTATATCCAGACTCCAATAAACCAGTTCGGTTTTACCGTTCCTGGCATTCCTGAAGTAAATTACTTTCTACAAGTAGcagaaaaaaatgctgaaatggcGGTTCACAGCCGTCCGTAGGAATATGATCAAAAACCAAGCGCAATTAGTAAAAAAAGATGATTTTAATGTGCACTAGAAATCTATAAACATTCCACAAAGTAGCTCTGAGGCATTTCGTCCTGGCAATAGGACTATGACAAAGACCTACTGCCAGGACGAAACACATCAGAGCAACTTTGTGGAATGTTTATAGATTTCTAGTGCACATTAAAATcatctttttttttaactaattgcGCTTGGTTTTTGATCATATCCCTACAGACCGCTGTGAACCGCCATTTCAGCAATTTTTTCCACTACTTGGATCCCGGGCTGGAGCACGCCGACGCTGCACACTGATTACAAGCCTCTGGATACAGCGTTTGATCGGCGTTACCGATGTGTCAAGATTGTGAGTACTACGCCTTCATTTGCTCTCTGTTTGTGTTTAGGGCGCCAGGATTCAGTGAGGGTCGTGGCGGAGTTAGTGGTTGGGTTACTGTGGGGCGCTCTATATAGTGGGCTCACCGGTACACCTGCATCTCCTTACCCCATTCTTGCTCCCGTCCTGATGTTAAGTCCGTTGTACACACAGTGAAGCTTTTTAAACGCTTCGATAGTCAGTGGCAGGATTTAGACTTCATTTACTGCTATCTACAGTTCTCTTCTACTTTCTACAAGTTCCTGTGTGGGGGGAATCCCTGCCTCTGGCTGGGACCTTGctggtggaggcactgcaccatattCATACTCCAAGCTTCCTATGCGCTGAGGCCCAGGCTCCAGGTTTACCAACAGGTGAGCCCCACTAACACCTACTACATACCCATATACAACAGGTGCTGtgtggacctgaaacgttgttgtTCCTAAAATAAATTGAAAGTGATCTCAAACAAATTGGAAGTAGAGTTCTACATTATTTGGGGGAattgcctgtttttttttatttttgtatgttgGTTATTAGACACACAGTAGTATTACAAAGCTAtcccagaaaaaaatacacaaacatgATTGAATACAGcaaataaactttattttaatGAGTATGCAGTACCAATATTTGTTTTCACATTGCCCATCAAATTTCTTACCTATATACGCCTATATTGTTCACGTACCATATAGATATTTTGTCATAGGTCTATTGCTTTCaaaagcaataaaaaaataaaaaaaagatgtcATCACAAATATCAGTTTAATAAGTTTACTGATTTTCAACCACGATCACTTCAAGGTCGGTGTTCAAGAAAATCTTTCCATTCTTCTTAACACTTAATTCAGGACTTTTTAGATCCTCCATTATTAGTTCTTTTAGATCGGGAGGGGCCGTTTTACTAAAGTAACATGTTTCAGTTACCTGATCCAGCAAAAGTTCTCCATTCATATTTCCTTCAGTAAAACACTCCGTTATATCCAAGTCTGTCGGAAGGTCATAGGTTGCATATTTGACCGGCATTGAGTCAAGTACGTTTGTGACGTCCTCAGAACATAAGTCGAAGCACATTTCACTTGTAGGCAATCTTGATCCATGTTTCTTGAATAATATATTCCATCCACTGGTTCCTGTGATAACAAAATAAAGTTGTTAAACATGGTGTTGTTCAATATATTTTATTGGAATACGTTAAAAGATTTTTCAACAAAGCCATATAAACTAAGCAATGCTAAGACATGAGCAAGCCTTACAGATCAGCGCTATTTAGTAAATGTGGCCCAAATTATCTTCACAATGTTAGAGAAGTGAAGGTTTCAGGGTGGGCACAGCAAGCGCATGGTTGTTTTCTTATTTTATTGAACATCCTATGAAGTTGTACAGTAACCAGAGCTCTTATTTACTGTATTTCTATaatgtttaccaggaagtaatacattgagagttacctctcgtttctaagtatgtcctgggcacagagttaagataacacatggttacattaaatgaacagtggtACTACaatcaatttacagacattttaaTGACAGTTACGGATAATATATACGATTATGGGTGTATGCAAAAGTTACAGACAAGGTTATAACTGTGTTaaaagaggtaggacaggcctacaatgtgttgtgttagatgACTTTACCTAAGCCAGTAACCGagcagcgaatggcagcaaacggctaacaccctttggctgtccgcctttggggggAAATAGATGAATGCTGAAGGGGTTCTGAATTaattcagctgggctttgaaattCCTAGGTCCAAAGTCATTAACATTGCAGTGGGTGGGGCTGACGCAAAACATAACAGCAAGCAATTCCAGATGTTACTGTAGCTATATTAATTCTCGGGACAACTGGATAATTTATGGTTGCAATTTTATGTTAGCCTTATATGAAACTTTAGCGTAACTACTGTACATCAGACACACAAAACACAAAGTTCACTTCCTTACATGTGGGACATCTTCTGCGGGATAATGGTATCATTTTATATTTTGCCTCAGTTTTACTAAACGATTGTCAGATACTAATATTTCAGGATAACTTACTAGATAGAACAATTATCATAAGTTTTCCATTTGGTGCAAGACAGCTTCTGAAGAATTCGATAGTAGCAGGTACATCTTTTACAAAGTAGATCATCTGGAATAAAAAGTCACGTCGATTCAATTGGCACTGAAGCTTAAACATTTAAACTATCCGAGCATCACTTGTATTATTGCTTACTTAACAAGCCCTTTGAATTAGAAGAACATTGCTTTGCACACCTTGTTACAAGCTAGAGTGTGGCAGGCATGTGTACTTACAGTATGCTGGTGGCAGACAGATGTGCTTATTAGCTACCCCTGTAATCATTATGTAAAAGGAAATTAATTGGAGGAGCTCCTAAAATTCTGCTTTACCTATAAAACTGTACCTGCCAGTAGATGTGCAAAGGTGTCAAAATTCAATTAGCTGTAACCCCACTTTGGGTTACTAAAGGTATAGAAGGGGTTAATGCCTGGGGAGTTGTTGCAAGGCAATGGCCTTTAAGGTATTGTTGCAATTCAGCCAACTGCAATGCAAGCCCCGCCCCTATTCTGGAAAGACCTCACCCCTGTTTGCCCAGTAACAAGGGTTGGGTGAGACGATGAGGAGCCCAACCACTCCCTGGTAACTATGGTGACCTGTGAGGTCACCAAGTGGTATAAAGatggaggtatgggggggggggggggtaggcctCAGACCCCAGGAGGACCCAATAAGTTACTCTAGTCTACAACATCAGGAGGACACCCATAAAAATAGGAGGGGTctcaatatgtatgtatgtatgtatgtatgtatgtatgtatgtatgtatgtagtctTATGTCTAATAAGTGTGTAACTCTGTGTTTAATTATGTGAGGTCACTTTTATTGTTTTGATAGAGAAAGTGCCCCTAAGTAGATAGGGCCCTGTGAGGATCTGATGGGAAGTCCATAGTAAtacactgagggagtgtgtgtgtgacaggttcATAGAGTGGGATCCCTAAAccaggggtccccagaactgTCACTAGCAAGGTTGCTCTAAGGCCAACAGATGGGGTCTTGTATTAATGAGGGGTAGATGGTAATCCTGATGCGTTACATCCCCAGGTAGACGTTCTAGGAAAGTGCCTGCAGAGGACTCCAGGATATTAGAGGATATGGAAATGGATATTCCCCTTTGACTATGTACAAGACAAGAGTAATGTAAGCCATGGGTTCtcaaactcttctccctgtgccccctgtctgctctcaccCCTTGCTCGCGCCCCTCCCCTGATGCTGCGTTATTTGACGcagggttgccatggcgacacgtcgctggaaagttaaggtacagtaagtaaagttacagaggcctcgcacaatCCCCAGCGTTTCATTTAAAGGCCTTCGGgaaagcgcagggcctctgtaaccacaccgccccccccaacaaaatctcacgccccccagtttgtgcacctctgATGTAAGCCATGTGTGCCTCTCTGTGGAGATATATGGACTCCAGGGAAGAGAATGTATgagtaaaagcctgtcctgtcaataaagcctgtcctgtttgtataaaagttcctggtgccctttaTTACCATCCTGAGATCTTATACTACCAGCAGCCAAATcccagcaccctgagaaggtaAAGAGAGTCTGTGGCACCATATCTGCACTACACTCTTTAGGCTGCATCCATACAGGGGCAGACCGAgcggacgcgtccgcacgctgagcggtCAGACTGTCTAAAGGCAGGGATCGCGTCTATACAGAGTGCTTGCGCGcggaggtgggagggggtgtgcGATGCACGTGAAATccgtcaaaactgatttattgcgtgatggggcggtcacgtgagcagttcgcccaatgagggcgaaaaaGCTCCGTGActtcactggcccgcccatagacactcCCTCGGATGGTgcgcgtactaaggccagggaaagcacccgctttccctcagcctccgctcGCCTCCAcacggctgcagtgtctatggatgcagccttaggctgcagacagggtgggaggtCAGGTGCTAGGCGTTTCATGGCCAGCCAGTTGCACGCTTTAGGGGGCATGTCAGGGGGTGCGGCCTtcacattgggcgaaccgctcacatgacgcatcagcgagcagccaaatcaaatttggttGTCTCGCTAAGCAGGTAAGCGCTGCACatgcgcaggcgcttgctcacgctggccacacacattgcatcaATGTGTTTCATTGCGGTCAGCGTGAGCGTGCCCGCCCACTCAGCGGCACCCTGGCCGAGGGCTTAGGAGCCGCGCAAGAAGGGGTTACatagctattttgttttttctgGAATTTTTTTATACTAAACTGAATATTCTCTAGTTTGTCTATTTTTTTCATTAAACAAATTTTCGATTATCCAATTTtagaacattaaaataaaaaacacacaaccacCAGTGGCTACTTTTTTCAAACTCCAGGAAATGCAcaaatattttctaaataaacGATGTTTGCAGAAAATTTACCTGCCGTCAATTCCCAAGACAGGGCCCATGCGAGTCGTCGGCTTGTTATCATTACTGAGATGTATGTTCGGAAATATTGAACAGTAAGGGGAAATGAGAAC is drawn from Ascaphus truei isolate aAscTru1 chromosome 7, aAscTru1.hap1, whole genome shotgun sequence and contains these coding sequences:
- the LOC142499707 gene encoding histamine N-methyltransferase-like, producing MAATMRPLLFDTIRYVESLNLSKKYSPEYENMTMFFDTKLPDILSGIGNGKSINVLGVGSGSGEMDLHIVLKIQAKYPDVPINNEVIEPSSEQLEIYKELLSNTLNLGNITFAWHQKTSSEYEHEVNGEKEIKKFDLIHMIQMIYFVKDVPATIEFFRSCLAPNGKLMIIVLSRTSGWNILFKKHGSRLPTSEMCFDLCSEDVTNVLDSMPVKYATYDLPTDLDITECFTEGNMNGELLLDQVTETCYFSKTAPPDLKELIMEDLKSPELSVKKNGKIFLNTDLEVIVVENQ